Below is a genomic region from Fusobacterium nucleatum.
GACTATTGAATTTTCTTTTAAAATGTATTTAATCTCATCAAGCAATTTTACTAAAACATCTGCTAAAATATTACATACAACTATATCAAATTTCTTATTTTCAATAACTTCAAGCAAGTTCCCTTTTAAAAGTTTTACATCATTTAAAGAAATATTATTTAAAATTAGATTTTCCTTAGCAACTTCCATAGAAAATTCATCTATATCTGTTCCGTAGACTTCACCAGCTCCTAAAAACTTCCCTGCTATCATAAGTATTCCAGAACCTGTACCTATATCTATTACAGATTTATTAGAAAAATCTTGTTCTTCCATTAACTTTAATAGAAGTGAAGTTGTGGGGTGTGAACCTGTCCCAAAGGCTCTACCTGGGTCAAGCTCTATAACGAGCTCATTATCTTGCTTTTCATATTCTCTCCAAGTAGGTTTTACAACAAATTTTTCACTAACTTTTTTAACAAATAAGTATTTTTTCCAGCTATTTTGATAATCTTCTTCATCATACTCATAGAAATCTAAGTTATATACTATATCTTCATCTTCTGAAAACTTTTCAGCAAAAGTTTCTTCTAAAACTTTTTTTCTTTTTTCTGAGTAAATATTCAATGGAAAATAGGCAGATACTGAATTTTCAGAGATTAAAAATTGTTTCTCATCCTTATAGAAATTTAAAGGGTCTTTATTTAAAATAGGCTCTTCTATTTTTAAGCCTGTAACCCCAAAATTATAGAATATATCTGAAATTATTTTCTTGTATTTTTCTAAATCATCACTTTCATAGATAATTTTAGCTTCTAAAACCTTCATTTTCACTCCAATTTATTCTTTTTAGTTTTTGACATTTTCCAGTTTTTTCGTCAATTTCTACTTCTATTCCACATAGTTGTTCATCACCTTCTGCAACCTCAAACTTTTGTGGTAATGAAGTTAAAAATTTATTTATTATAGTTTCTAAATTTGTTCCTATAACACCATTTTGTGAACCTGTCATCCCTATATCTGAAATATACCCTGTTCCATTATTTAATATTCTTTCATCAGCTGTTTGCACATGAGTGTGAGTTCCATAGAAAAGTGAAATATCTCCATCTAAATATTTTGCTAATGCAATCTTTTCAGAAGTTGCTTCTGCATGGAAATCTATTATTATATTTTTAGTTGTTTTTGAAATTTCATCTATTAATTTTTTTGCAGTTCTAAAAGGACAGTCAACAGCACTCATGAAAACTCTACCTTGTAAAGAAATTAAGGCAATTTTATTTCCTTTTTTATCTTCTAAAATTGTATAACCTTTTCCAGAAACTCCTTCTGGATAATTAGCAGGTCTTAAAATTCTATCTGAATTATCCATATATTCATAGATTTCTTTTTTATCCCAGCTATGATTTCCTCCACTTATTGCATCTACTCCCCAAGATAAAAATTCATCTGCTATCTTTATTGTAATTCCAAAACCAGCTGCTGAATTTTCCCCATTTACTATAATGAAATCATAATTATCTTTATATTTTTCTAAAAACACCTGTAAAGTATTTCTTCCAGGTCTTCCTACTATATCTCCTACTACCAATACTTTCATTTTTTCCTCTATTCCAATCTTTATATTTTACATTACATTATACCATAAAAAATATTGAGTAGTCTTTATTATTTTGTTATAATCTCTGTAAATAGAATTAATAATATGGAGGTATGTTATTATGAATATTTGGAAAAGAATATATAATGCTCTTTGTATGTTTATAGGTATTATTTGTTTAGGATATGTTTTGGATACCTTACTTTTTAAATTTGGATTTTCCAAAATATCTCCCTCAATTTATGATAATATTTCTGGTGCTTTTGGAGGGGCAACAGCTTCTATATTTTTTATAAAAGATGATACTAAAAAATTTAATATTTATCTATTAATTATACCTATAATTCTTGCAATAGCAGTTTATTTTTTTGTTCTTAATTGACATCTAAAACTTATTATGCTATATTAAATGTAGTAACAACCCTAAAGGGAAAACTAAAAAATGGTATTTAATTTAAGCTTGGGATAAAGGCGTTCATCTAATGAACGCCTTTATCCTGTCCTTAAGCAAGACAGAAAATACTATTTTTTAGGAGGGGGATTTTAATATTTATTTTTTCAATATATCTTTAAAATCTTTTTCAGTAAACTTATATTTTTTACCACAGAATTGACATTCTGCCTCAATTTCTTTTTCTTCTTCAAAAATATGTTTTAATTCATCTTTCCCAAGTGTCATAATACCTTTTTGAAATCTTTCAGCACTGCAATCACAACTATATTTTATTTCTTTTTCTTCTAAGATTTCATATTCTTCAACTAAGCTATCATCTTCTGTGTCCATATCATCATATAGAAGATTTATTATTCTCTCAAGTGACATTCCACCTTTCATAAGCTCATTCATAGGTCTTATAGCTTCTGCTTTTCTTTCTAATTTAGTTATAAAATCTTCATCTGCATTAGGTAGCAACTGCACCATAAAAGCTCCTGCACATAAAATTTTACCATCATTTGTACATTCAACAGCAAGTGAAATCACTGTTGGAATTTGCTCCGAATTATAGAAAAATGCACTTATATCATTAGGTAAATTTGAATAATCAATATTACTAATTGCCACATATGGCTCTTTTAAGCCCATATCTTTAATTATTCTCATTGTACCTTTTCCTAAACCATCAAAATTTTCATCTGTTGTATTTACAAGATAACCTTTTACATTACCATTAGCATCTGAATTTACAACTATATTTTTTATATAACCATCAGTATCTGTCCTAATAGTTAATTTATCTTCCCCCTTTAATGTTGCTCCCATCAAAGCAGCTAAAGTACAAAACTTCCCAAATGTTTTCATAGAATATTCATCATATTTATGTATATCTAAGGCTTCTTGAACTATATCTGTTGTGTCTGCAACAAAAAATCTAGCATTCTTACTTACTCCTCTTATCAATCTTCCCATTATCTTTTTCCTCCATCATAATTAATCAAATCTTTTAATTCTTCATAAGTTTTCTTTTTAACTAACTTTTGAAATTCAATATTATCAGTTATTCTATCATGTCTATCTAAATATTTTTGTATTCTTTTAATTTCTTTTTTAGAAAAGCCATAATATTTTAAAGTTATATCATCAGCAGAATTAATATTTAACATCTTTTTATTTGGTGCTGAAGCTACTTTAAAAACCTTAGATAATTTTTGATAAGTTGCATCTCCAATACCTTTTATTCTTTTCATATCTTCTAATCTATCAAAACCACCAGTTATTTCTCTATATTCTATAATTTTACTTACATAACTTTTAGATACTTTTCTAGCTAACATATCTTGTTCACTAACTTTATTGATATCCATTAATTCTTCTTTTTCATCTTTCATATTTTGAGAACTCATAATCACTTTATATTCATTATTACTAAAATCTGGTGCTGAATATGAACTTAAAGAAAACAAGCTAAATATCCCCAATAGTAGCATTATTTTTTTCATATTTTCTCCTTCTTAAACATTTCTATTTTTTCTTTACATCTTTTATCTAATTCTCTTATATATAGTGCAGGGTCTTTAGGGTTTACATATCTTTCTATGTAGTCTATTCCATTTCTTTCTTCTATGACTATCTTACTTATTCCCCCTCCACCTAATGCCATAGTATTTTGATTTTCCTCTATCATTTCAATATTAAAAATACTTTCTCTTCCTTCTTTTGAATAGCCTATATTTTCTCCCCATTCAATAATATTTTTTTGTCTATACATATAATAAGGCTTCATAGCCTTTTCTTCAACTATTTTCTGTATATATTTTTCAATCAAAGCTCTATCAATAACATTTCTTTCTTGGCTT
It encodes:
- the prmA gene encoding 50S ribosomal protein L11 methyltransferase; this translates as MKVLEAKIIYESDDLEKYKKIISDIFYNFGVTGLKIEEPILNKDPLNFYKDEKQFLISENSVSAYFPLNIYSEKRKKVLEETFAEKFSEDEDIVYNLDFYEYDEEDYQNSWKKYLFVKKVSEKFVVKPTWREYEKQDNELVIELDPGRAFGTGSHPTTSLLLKLMEEQDFSNKSVIDIGTGSGILMIAGKFLGAGEVYGTDIDEFSMEVAKENLILNNISLNDVKLLKGNLLEVIENKKFDIVVCNILADVLVKLLDEIKYILKENSIVLFSGIIEDKLNEVISKAEEVGLEVVEVKTDKEWRAVYFKRK
- a CDS encoding TIGR00282 family metallophosphoesterase — translated: MKVLVVGDIVGRPGRNTLQVFLEKYKDNYDFIIVNGENSAAGFGITIKIADEFLSWGVDAISGGNHSWDKKEIYEYMDNSDRILRPANYPEGVSGKGYTILEDKKGNKIALISLQGRVFMSAVDCPFRTAKKLIDEISKTTKNIIIDFHAEATSEKIALAKYLDGDISLFYGTHTHVQTADERILNNGTGYISDIGMTGSQNGVIGTNLETIINKFLTSLPQKFEVAEGDEQLCGIEVEIDEKTGKCQKLKRINWSENEGFRS
- a CDS encoding Hsp33 family molecular chaperone HslO, yielding MGRLIRGVSKNARFFVADTTDIVQEALDIHKYDEYSMKTFGKFCTLAALMGATLKGEDKLTIRTDTDGYIKNIVVNSDANGNVKGYLVNTTDENFDGLGKGTMRIIKDMGLKEPYVAISNIDYSNLPNDISAFFYNSEQIPTVISLAVECTNDGKILCAGAFMVQLLPNADEDFITKLERKAEAIRPMNELMKGGMSLERIINLLYDDMDTEDDSLVEEYEILEEKEIKYSCDCSAERFQKGIMTLGKDELKHIFEEEKEIEAECQFCGKKYKFTEKDFKDILKK
- a CDS encoding ComEA family DNA-binding protein, which codes for MKKIMLLLGIFSLFSLSSYSAPDFSNNEYKVIMSSQNMKDEKEELMDINKVSEQDMLARKVSKSYVSKIIEYREITGGFDRLEDMKRIKGIGDATYQKLSKVFKVASAPNKKMLNINSADDITLKYYGFSKKEIKRIQKYLDRHDRITDNIEFQKLVKKKTYEELKDLINYDGGKR